Part of the Phycisphaerales bacterium genome, TGCACTGCGGCGGCAGCGTGACAGGAACGCCACCATCGGTCAAGATGGAAAACAGCGTCGCGCCGAGTGCATATACGTCGCTGCGGGCGTCGAGCTCGCTGGCGGGCCGTCCGCATTGCTCGGGGCTCTGGAATGCTCGCGTGCCACCGCTGGGCGCATGGCCAGCATCGATGCGCATCTGCGCAAGCCCAAAGTCAGCGACGTGCGCCGAGCCAAAGCGATCAACGAGGATGTTGGCTGGCTTCAGATCGTGGTGGAGTACGCCGAGCTCATGTGCGTATGCGACACCCCTGGCAGCTTCTTCGATGAGCCGGAGCCGATCATCGAGTTCTGGCCGGTGCTCACGCACCCACGCGTCGAGGGCCGCGTTGGGTCCGTAGTGATCCATCACGAGGTATGGACGGCTTTGGCCGGCGCGATCCTGGAGCGTGCCGAAGTCTTCGACGGCGGCCACATTGGGGTGATCGATGGCCTCCTGGAGCACTCCCTCGCCCCCACCATCGGAGGGCCGGAGCACCTTCACGGCCCGATCCCGCTGCCGACCCCGGCGCCGAGCCCGGTAAACAACGCCCATGGCGCCGCCGCCGATGCGTTCGAAGAGTTGCCACTCGCCAGCAAAAAGCCCGCTGAAATCGTCCGAAGCCTCCGCCTCGACTTCCGCCCCGGCGGGCCAAGAGACGGAGCCAGAGTGACCTTCGGACGCGTCTTGCGAGCGTTCTTGCCCCGGATGCTCGGGCTCTCTTGCCATTGCCACCCCAGGGCCACGGCCGCGGCCAAGCGCCCGTCGATCATAATAGCTTGGCCCGGCCTGATCAGCCCGATGGCCGCGCTACACGTTGAAGTACTTCGCGGCGGGGTGGTGCACGACGAAGGCGCTGGTGCTCTGCTCGGGGTCGATCTGCCAGTTCTCGGTCAGCCGACAGCCGATGCGCTCGGGGTCGAGCAGCCGCCAGATGATCTCCTGGTCGCTCATGTCTGGGCAGGCCGGATAGCCCGGGCTGTAGCGGCTGCCGCGGTACTTCTGGCGGAAGAGTTCTGGAATGCGCGGCGAATCATCGCCGCCGATGCCCAACTCCGCGCGGATGCGCTTGTGCCACAGCTCGGCCAGCGCCTCGGCCGACTCGACGCCCATGCCGTGGACGTAGAGGTATTCGGTGAAGTCGTTGTTGTCGAAGAGCCTCTTGGCCACCTGGCTGACCTCGTCGCCCATCGTCACGCACGTCAGGGCAAGCACGTCCTTCTGCCCGCTGTCGACGCCCTTGAAGAAGTCGGCAATGCACAGCTTCTTGCTCGAGGCCTGCCGCGGGAAGCGGAAGCGCTCGATCTCCTTGTCGTGGTCGGTCGGATCAAACACGATGAGGTCGTCGCCGTCGCTCTGCACGGGCCAGTAGCCGTACACCACGCGCGGGTGCAGCACGTCGTTGTCGCGCAGCTCGGCCTTGAGGCGATCGAACACGGGCTCGACGGTGTCCTCGAGGTACTGCTCGTACTGCTCGGGGCTCATTGAGCCCTTCTTGAACTGCCATTGGCCGCGGAAGAGCGCGGTGGTATTGATGAAGGGGTAGATCTCGTCGAGGCTCAGGCCCTCGACGATGCGCGAGCCCCAGAAGGGCGCTTCGGGCACGTTGACGTCGGTCGCGACGCTGCTGCGCACGGCGGTGGCGGTACCACCATCGTTCTTCGAGGCCGCGAACGCGTCTTGCTGATCGGCCTTCTTCGCACGCGCCTCGGCGACGACCTTCTGCGCATCGCTGCGCTTGCCCAGGCGCTCGGCGATCTCACCATCGAGCACGTCGGTCTTTCCGGCCTTGAGCATGTCCATCGTGCGCAAGCCCTCGAACGCGTCCTTGCCGTAGAAGACCTTGCCCGCGTAGAGGTCGCGCAGGTGGCTCTCGCAGTAGTGCCGCGTGAGAGCGGCCCCGCCGAGGATGACCGGCACGTCGATGGCCTGCTCGGTCATCTCCTTGAGGTTCTCTTCCATCACGGTCACGGACTTGACGAGCAGCCCGCTGAGCCCGATGGCGTCGGCCTTGGTCTGCTTCCAGGCCTCGAGGATCTGGGGCAGCGTCTGCTTGATGCCGATGTTGTGGACCGTGTAGCCGTTGTTGCTCAGGATGATGTCGACGAGGTTCTTGCCGATGTCGTGCACGTCGCCCTTGACGGTCGCCAGCACGATCGAGCCCTTGCCCTCGCCCTCCACCTTCTCCATGTGGGGCTCGAGGTGCGCCACGGCCATCTTCATGACCTCGGCGGATTGCAGCACGAACGGAAGCTGCATCTGCCCGCTGCCAAAGAGTTCGCCCACGGTCTTCATGCCGTCCAGCAAGTGATCGTTGACGATCTCCAGGGGCTTGTACTGCTGCATCGCCTCGTCGAGGGCGTCATGCAGCCCTTCCTTCTCGCCGTCGATGATGTGGGCGCGAAGACGCTCCTCGAGCGTGAGGTCCTTCTTCTCCTCGGCTGTCGAGCCGACGCTGTCGACGTCCTTGAAGAGGTCGATGAAGGCCTGGAGCGGGTCGTAGGTCTTGTCGTAGGTGTCAGGCAAGCGCGGCCTCCGGCTCCCGGGATTCGTCATCGGTGGGCAGGCCGGTGCCGCCAACGCCGACGTCGCGCTTGTCGTAGACCAGGTGCATCGCGACGCGCTTCTGGTCGTGCTCGATCTTGGCCAGCGGCAGGATCTTGCTGGCGTGCACGATCGCGCTCGTCATGCCGGCCTTGACGAGCTCGTCGAGGAACACGCTGTTGAGCACCTGCCGGGCAGCGGGCTTGAGCCCGAAGCTCACGTTGCTCAGGCCGCAGGTGATCTGCACGTTCGGGAACGCCTCGGCGATGCGCTTCGTGCCCTCCACCAGCGCCAGGGCGCTGCGGCGGTCGTCGTCCATGCCGGTCGAGATGGGCAGGACGAGCGGGTCGATGAAGATGTCCGTTTCGTCCAGGCCGTGCACCTCGGTCGCCCGCTTGATGGCACGCTCGGCGATGGCGAACTTGCGGTCCGCCGTCCGGGCCATGGCGGCCTCGGGATCCTCGTCGATGGTGCCGATGACGAGCCCGGCGCCATAGGTCTTGGCGAGGCGGCAGATCTCGTCGAACTTCTCCTCGCCGTCCTCAAAATTGGCGCTATTGATGATGCACTTGCCACCCGCGCACTGCAGGCCGGCCTCGATGGTCGCAACCTGGGTGCTGTCGATCATGAGCGGCGCGTCGACCTGGCGGACCAGCCGCTGGACGACCTCGCGCATGTCGCGGGCATTGTCGCGACCGGCATAGTCCACGTTGACGTCCAGCACGTGGCTGCCCTCGCGGACCTGCTGCTTGGCCAGGGCCACGATGCCGTCCCAGTCTTCCTCCTCGAGCAAACGCTTGAACTTCCGGCTGCCCGACGCGTTGCACCGCTCGCCCACGATGAGGAACGAGTTGTCCTGGCGGTACTCGACCGGCTGGTACAGGCTCGTGCAACTCGGGAGCATGGTGGTTCGCTCGGTGCGCTCGGGCTTGCGATCGCCGACCATGTTGGCCAGCGTCTCGATGTGCTGGGGCGTCGTGCCGCAGCAACCGCCGACGAGGCCCACGCCGCTGCCCTCGACGAAGCGCTCGAGCGCCTCGGTGAACGGGCCGGGCTTGAGGGGATACTCCGTGCGGCCCTCGACCAGCACGGGCAGCCCGGCGTTGGGCACGACCGACACGTGGCGGTCCCAGTGCTTGCCCAGCCAGTGGACGTACTCGGCCATCTCCGTCGGGCCTGTGGCGCAGTTGAGGCCCAGGCTCAGGATCGGATACCGTCGCAGCGCATGGGCGGCGGCCTCGATGCTCGTGCCCATGAGCATGGTGCCGGTCTGCTCGATGGTGACGCTCACGCAGATCGGGACGTCGGCGACCGACCGGCCCTTTTGTTCTAGCGCCCGCAGGCAGGCATTCACCGCACACTTGACCTGCAAGAGGTCCTGGCAGGTCTCGATCAGGAACGCGTCGACGCCACCCTCGATCAGGCCGAGGGCCTGGTTCGTGTAGCTGTCGAGCATCGTGGGCCAGTCGGTGTTGCCCAGCGTGATGAGCTTGGTTCCCGGACCCATCGAGCCCATGACGAAGCGGGGCTTGTCGGTGGTCGAATAGGCATCGGCGGCGGACCGGGCGATCTCGGCAGAC contains:
- a CDS encoding vitamin B12 dependent-methionine synthase activation domain-containing protein — translated: MPDTYDKTYDPLQAFIDLFKDVDSVGSTAEEKKDLTLEERLRAHIIDGEKEGLHDALDEAMQQYKPLEIVNDHLLDGMKTVGELFGSGQMQLPFVLQSAEVMKMAVAHLEPHMEKVEGEGKGSIVLATVKGDVHDIGKNLVDIILSNNGYTVHNIGIKQTLPQILEAWKQTKADAIGLSGLLVKSVTVMEENLKEMTEQAIDVPVILGGAALTRHYCESHLRDLYAGKVFYGKDAFEGLRTMDMLKAGKTDVLDGEIAERLGKRSDAQKVVAEARAKKADQQDAFAASKNDGGTATAVRSSVATDVNVPEAPFWGSRIVEGLSLDEIYPFINTTALFRGQWQFKKGSMSPEQYEQYLEDTVEPVFDRLKAELRDNDVLHPRVVYGYWPVQSDGDDLIVFDPTDHDKEIERFRFPRQASSKKLCIADFFKGVDSGQKDVLALTCVTMGDEVSQVAKRLFDNNDFTEYLYVHGMGVESAEALAELWHKRIRAELGIGGDDSPRIPELFRQKYRGSRYSPGYPACPDMSDQEIIWRLLDPERIGCRLTENWQIDPEQSTSAFVVHHPAAKYFNV
- a CDS encoding homocysteine S-methyltransferase family protein — its product is MTAIDPLSDSPFARALASRVLVLDGAMGTSLYSRDLTVEGDYCGCENCTDILVDSRPDVVEEIHKEFLEAGADCIETNSFGANTLVLGEFDLAQKATEFSRRSAEIARSAADAYSTTDKPRFVMGSMGPGTKLITLGNTDWPTMLDSYTNQALGLIEGGVDAFLIETCQDLLQVKCAVNACLRALEQKGRSVADVPICVSVTIEQTGTMLMGTSIEAAAHALRRYPILSLGLNCATGPTEMAEYVHWLGKHWDRHVSVVPNAGLPVLVEGRTEYPLKPGPFTEALERFVEGSGVGLVGGCCGTTPQHIETLANMVGDRKPERTERTTMLPSCTSLYQPVEYRQDNSFLIVGERCNASGSRKFKRLLEEEDWDGIVALAKQQVREGSHVLDVNVDYAGRDNARDMREVVQRLVRQVDAPLMIDSTQVATIEAGLQCAGGKCIINSANFEDGEEKFDEICRLAKTYGAGLVIGTIDEDPEAAMARTADRKFAIAERAIKRATEVHGLDETDIFIDPLVLPISTGMDDDRRSALALVEGTKRIAEAFPNVQITCGLSNVSFGLKPAARQVLNSVFLDELVKAGMTSAIVHASKILPLAKIEHDQKRVAMHLVYDKRDVGVGGTGLPTDDESREPEAALA